The following is a genomic window from Vitis vinifera cultivar Pinot Noir 40024 chromosome 6, ASM3070453v1.
tttgtaaaaatcgtctcttgaagagacgatttatttctcacttttttgTGAAAATCATCTCCTCGAGAGACGATTTctcatttcttaattttttttgaaattgtctCTTTAAGAGGCGATTTCTCAtatagaaaatggaattttagaaatcgtgTCTTagaaagatatattttttttttataatttttttaaaagttcataaatcatattttgaaGAGACGGTTTTTCacttacaatttattttctctttcttatctggacaaaactatgatagatttgtatgatttatttctcactttttgTGAAAATCATCTCTTAGAGAGACGATTTCtcatttcttaaatttgtttgaaattgtctCTTTAAAAGACGATTTCtcatataaaaaatggaattttagaaatcgtatcttagaaaaatgatttttttataatttttttaaaagttcataaatcgtcttttgaaaagactaTTTTTTCGCTTacaattcattttctctttttttatatgGTCAAAACTATGatatatttgtaattatttttcttattatggtaatttagaaattattttttaaaattgccgTGCCCTTATGAAAAATCCTTTATTCCGGTCGGTCCATTGATAAATATTAAAGAGCACATGTCATGTAAATCCAAATTAGAGCTTTCGATTAGTTGTTTTAGGTTCAGCTTTCACTTATTGAACTCTTAAAAAATGCTGATAAATTATATTGTGTCGCTTTCATGATTGTTCATTGTCCTTTTCTATTTAAAGTAATCAACGCATTGGTGAGGGCATTTTGGTCAAACTCAATGCATGGATGGGTTTTTCTACCCTACCAAACAAATGTACatgttaatataaaattttctctcatttctcCGACTCCCAGAATTACACAGGAATCATAAAAGAGACATAAATAATggggaaaaataataattttatttctatttattgatGTATTTACGTTGTTTTTCTTAGAATGGGCAGGAAATacaaatttggaaatcaaattCCACTTTTATTATTAGGTTATATTagttctaaaataattttaaaaaatagttttttaccactgatttttttatattttgtaaaataaaagtttgtttgaaaatcttaaatacttttaactaatttttaacatttaaaaataatagttatgtttaaagctttatttttaatcattatatatgtctgtataattatttttaaaacaactttaaaaatttaagtaaaaataactaaaatatgttctttaaaaacaaaaataaaaaaagttttctaattatcaaatgtgttttacagttttttgttgttgaaaacaaaaactgtattaaaaaatagttaacaaTTAAACCCTAAAGAGTtcatttgataatgtttttaaaaaacacttttaatttacttttcaaGGGTTCCTTCTATGAGTAGGCAAGAAGGTTCAATCTCGTTATTAGGTTTTATAGAATGGGCAAACTCTTCTTTTTAAAGTAGGTTTGTAACTACTATAGTCGGTTTTTGTTTCTCACTTGTATACTCTGGCGTATTGTATTTATCACTTTAGTTTTGACATCTTTTTTATAGTTATTAATAGACATGCTCTTATTTGCCCAAAAAAGAAACcacttttattctaaaaaacgttATTGAAAAGCATttaagaaatacttttaaaaattttaaaaatcatttagaatattgaaaaatcacttatagtattttttgaagaaacattgaaaaaatgttttttctaaaaatacttttagagaaaatattttcattaaaaacactttgaagCAAATCTTTTCTTgatttaaagaacaaaaagattaaaaatatatatatataaatactaaaaaattacatatttctTCCATTATAAAATCCTCTAGAAACattatatgtttttcttttgcataactaataaaagtttaaaatgaagtaattatgattttgaaaatacctAAACTTTGCATTAAGgttaaaatcaaataacatttttatgagtagtagtattttttttttaaatttaccttatatatatataaactccaAATTGAGCTTAACAAAATTCTTTTCAATTCAcaatttctaaatatatattaaaaaaatgatgatttttttttaaattgtttctcataataataataataataataataataagttggAAATAAAAAGAGATTAGCAAGTTGACCATTCCCCTTCACCAAATGTGGTCTGAAAGTGGAAAATGGTTGATTAGAACTACCCAACCAAGATGGCTTTATGATGCTGAAATATATGTTGAAAAAGGGACATTTTCACATATTCACATATTCACGTATCAATAATTTAGCATTATGGGAGTAGTGTTGTTAGACTCTCATAAGTCATAATGGAATTGGGGAGAAGGCGCAGAGGGCAAGACATGAGGCTTCCAATCATGCTGCTTCATTATAAACAATGTCAATGACTTGTAATCAAATATGCACATGAAATTCAGCAACCATCATGATTTGAATCAAATccatggattttattttattttatttttcatgaatcaaATGCAGAGGGCAAGACATGAGGctcctctttttctttattttattttatttttatttttaatgaatttttggtTGGCATGCAGCTTTACAATAACAATGCTTCCCTCCTAAGGTTTAATCTCCTCCACACCCACAACCCATTCATGCTCAATTATGCTACTCTTGCATTataacttcttcttttttattattaaaaaaaaaacattatcatCATTCAAAGTtattgcaaaaagaaaaaaaggaaaaaaaaaaaatcttctggAAAAATCATCATTCAAGTCCTCTGCATCATGGGTTATAATTTTGCCCACCACAActttggttatttatttatgaatattcATCTTATTATGCTTTAATTGGGTTTACACACAAAAGAAAAGTTTAGGATATGTGTTggttggtttttattttctattttttaattttataaataaaaatttttaagtaacTTTAAAAATCATGTTCcatgaatttttatataaaatataaaaatcattacaaacttacattaaaaataatgatttaaaaaaattattttaaaattttgagaaattaaatatttttactatatcatatcttaaaatttggaaaagtaattattaaaatataagataaatctaTACTTTTCATTcatataatagtttttattttttatataaatttttgtactatttttattctaaaaaaaattaaacaaatcctaacaagatcctttttttttttttaagataaagtataaagcaaaatttttagaaacaaattttaaaatagaaaactaagggtttgtttggtttcaaaaacaaaataaaaagtagtttttgaaaaacaagtattgaaaattattctctctGATTActgtagaacaaaagtttgtgagaaaatttaaaatggttttaacttattttaaatatattttaaaaatgatttttatatttactattttatttttaattatttataattatttctaaaaacagttaaaagatattatctaaaaacattatattttctatttttaagaacaaaaaataaaaaataatttttgattgtcaaatatgttttctatatttttttattttagagaaaaaaaaactatttgaacAAATAATTCCTCGTCAGAGTCTACTACTCACACTTCAccaacatttttcttatttactaAATCAACATTGTCAAATGTGAATATTGCAAAATTactaaatattacaaaaaaaaaaataaaaatcattgaatatatttttatgtttttagaagtaaaaaaattaaaatcagaaTAATATGAAGTATGTGGAATCAACTTTTTGCTtttgatattattaaaaatcatgaaaggtTCATTAGTCATCATTTTTCCTAAGAAAAAACAATgtagggaatttttttttttttcaaaataaagaaaaaatttagcattagaacataaaagagaaagatgGAGAGAACCATAAAGAAAAGTGAAAGCATGAAGAGAGAAGTGGAAAATGCTGAGTTGGCAGGGAAGCTGTGAGTGATTGCCATCAAAAAATGAATGgaagtaaattaattaatattagtaaataaaaagaaaaattaaagataaagaaAAGAGATTCAAAGGAAAGGACAAAGCATTCCAATACCCGCAAAAAGTGGGTCAAAAATCCATTTAACACTCACTCACTCACTTCTCCATTTCACACTTCTCTCTCTTCCCTCTCTCTCAGTCTCGCTTTCTATCTTACCTGTCCTTACTCAGATCCAGGTCTGTTTCAGCTTTCAATTATTCTGTTTTGTTATGTTCTAGTTTGAGCGTTATTTGATTTGGGTTCAGTGTGAAATGTAGAGTTGCTGTTTCCTTTTATGCAATTTCTTGGGATTTGAGTGTATTTGAGCTTCTgagattttcttatttttgctGAGAACAAGCAGAAAAGGGAGTATATTGGTATTTGATTAATGGGTTCTGGTGGtattatatcttttatttgacCTGGGTTCTGTGTGAAATGCAGAGTTACGGCTTCCTTTGATGTAATTTATTGGGGTTTTAGTGTATGTAAGGTTCTGGGTCTTCTGATTATTGGGTTCTTTATTCTACTTCTGTTATTTTTCGTTTCTTATTCTCTGTTTGTTTGCTGAGAAAGCGTAGGAAAAGGGTGGAAAAAGGTATTGAGTTATGGGTTGGGTGGGTTCAGTGTGTTATGGGTTGAGAATCAGGAAAGCAGAAGTATCAACTATCTGGATAGTATTACAATCGAAGTGCTACAAACATTTAGCTTAGTAACTAGAAATACATTTTGTATACGAttccaaattttgtttctttttcttcgttTTCTGCCATCAAACAGGGGTTTAAGACttaaaaaattgcatttttacTGTGAGGCACTGCAGGAATCTGAAAATTGTGTTATTCTATGAATTTTACTATTGTCTGTGGGGTGTTTATATGTTACTTTTGAATGCAGGTTTGGTCACGATCCCTGCCTGATAGGCTTTGTAACAAGGGTTGTGATCCGGTCTGGGCTGCCTTATTTTTGGTTGTGGCCTGTAGGATGGTGTTCTATACAATttgataattgaaaattttgagacaaTTTAAATGGAAGAAATACAGTCTCAATCAGATAATTATAGGTCATCATCTTCTTCGGCCAGCAGTCCTGCAAGCAGAGTGCCCTCTAGTAATTTTTTCTACTTGCGAAAACCTGGTTCACTCAGACAACCCATATCATTTGAGGACTCACCGGAATGGGAGGACACAGATATTGATGTCAGGGTGGAGGAAGGGGGTGACTCTATTCATATTGCAACACCGGCCTCCCCATCTCTCTCAAAGCTCAATAGTGGGTCATTGCCGTCCCCACCCTTACCAGAGAGTGCGATTTTTGCAAGGAAAATTGCGGGGGCTTCAATTGTGTGGAAGGACTTGACTGTTACAATAAAGGGGAAGAGGAAGTACTCTGATAAGGTTGTAAAGAGTTCAAATGGTTATACATTGCCCGGGACTATGACAGTAATCATGGGTCCTGCCAAATCAGGGAAATCCACATTATTGAGGGCTCTTGCAGGTTTGTAGAATATTTTTTGATTGTCAATACTAGTTGAGTACTGAATAAGTCGTCTTCATTCCTCTTTTGTGAGTTAAGCTAAAATGGTTTGTTCTTCCTCTATAGGACGCTTGCATAACTCAGCCAAAATGTATGGTGAGGTGTTTGTTAATGGGACAAAACGGCACTTGCCATATGGGTCCTATGTAAGTTCTTAGTAATTTTACTTTCCactaaatttttattgttttggtttagttttaagtttcattttcattattggccatgtttttaatgttttcccAATTATACCcatttatttaagtatattcATTTCAGATAAATTACTAACTGTTTTATCATATGAGATTTATATTTTCCTGCACTAGCTGTTCTTCATGGAGATTAGACCTTATTCTTTTCCTattgaaaataaagatatatatgTTTATCATGGCATTAATAAAGTTTTTAGATATTTATCCCAAAAATAACAAAAGGCATCCCTGATGTTTAAAGGTGTAATATCTGAAAGATGAAAAGACATTTCATTTCTCCTTCTTTCTGCAATTACATTAGTATGTGTAAGTGTAATGGTTTTATGTTTCTGgttatatttttgttgtatgtGCAGTTGCTTACtgaatttattttactttgttcTCTTTTCTTTGTCTACgtttatttctttgtatttgtttataaattCTGATATCCTTCATCATTTTCCgacagaaaattttcatttaaatactTGTGAAAATGTGTATATATTCTGATTTTTTATATCAGAATGATACATGGGTGAGTCCAATTTGTTACTTTTCTTACAAGTTGAACATCTAATGTTAAAAAGCATGGCCATATAAATTGTGGAAATTTACAGATTTTTTTGTCACTATGTTCATTAAAATCTGTACATTGACGGTGATTACACTGTGCTTAATCAttaatcatcattttttatagTATTCCAGGTGAATTAATgtgcatattttttatttggttagaATGAATAAGTGTGCATATACTATTCAACATCTATCAAACATTAAACACCTGAGTGTATAACCTTCGCGTTTGTGATACAATTTATTTGAGACAGACTCTAATTTTACCTGTTGTCCTTTTTTGCCTTCCCTGTAAATATGACACTGTACAACCAATGTGTCCATTCCACTGGTCCCACCTGGGCTTTTATTTTATGTGGTGCTTTTCTAAGTTCTTAGAAGTTTATTTTTCACATCCCTTTCTTCCCAACTCTAGAGTTTCAGTCTTTGAGCCagataaatttattctttcatTGTTGAGAAAACTTCTATATTCATCTTATGTGTTGTACCATCACAAAAGTATAGCTTTTTGGTGGGGAAATTTGGTATGGATGCAAAATCAAGGTTGCAATACAATACATTTgactaaattttattattgttttctgTGTAAAGCTAACTTTGATTTGTTTTCCACTCACAGGGATTTGTTGAGAGAGAAACCACACTGATTGGATCACTCACTGTCCGAGAGTTTCTGTATTACTCAGCACTGCTTCAGCTTCCTGGTTTCTTCTGTCAGAAGAAGAGTGTGGTAGAGGATTCCATCCATGCGATGTCTTTGGGTGATTATGCAAACAAACTGATAGGTGGCCATTGTTATATGAAGGGCCTTCCTAGTGGTGAGAGAAGGCGTGTGAGCATTGCCAGGGAGCTTGTGATGAGGCCTCATATCTTATTCATAGATGAGCCTCTTTATCATCTTGATAGGTTTTCTTTTAACCTTCTTACCCCAATTTACATTATGAAGGGCCCTACAGAAATTTTTTACTTGCATCCCTTGAGATCTTTGGTAGAATTTCAAGACTGCTCTGCCTACTACATAGTTGAATTTTAGTGAGCATGCAGCAATTGGAACAGTATCTTCATGTATACTGTTTAGGTGTGAGTCAACCTTGTCTCCCTTGTATGGTTTAGGTGTGAGTCAACTAGTAGGGGTGGTTGAATATAGTGAATTAAACCTTAGAAATAATTTGGCTGATtgtaaaggaaaatatattCCCCACCtcaaaaataaaagagagagaaacaaaACAAGACAGTAGGTTTGGTCATTGTGATGGCAAAGCCATTAACTATTGCAAGGTTCATTACTTGATTTCTGAACAGGAAAGTGATAATGGACCTCTAATGCGGACTTAAATCAATGCTTTCATGCTTTGTATCTGAAGAACGCACCACTGCACCAAGCAATGGACCTTATTGTTTCATTATGATATTTCATGTGTGCacattttagaagtaatttGGCTTCAAGGAGGCTTAAACATTGTATAAGAGGAAtgaataaaggaaaaacaatacaaataatGTTTGGATAGAGACTTGAAGCTCACAATGATTCTGATTTTGGGATTTGTCCCAAAAGTTGTGCTTTTCAGAATTTTTTGAGAGGGATCCAACAGAATCAATGGTCTGATTGTcttgcctttttatttttttaataaattttttatttctttaatactGATTTGATCGACTGTTGATTTGTCTGGCTGATTTGTGCATGTGTCTTTCTCTTTGAAGGAAGTTACCTTATTGCCTGGTCTAAAGTTTGCATTCTTATTTTCTCTAGTGTCTCAGCGCTTTTGATGATGGTTACATTGAAGAAGCTTGCAAGCACAGGCTGCACTCTGATTTTTACCATTTATCAAAGTAGCACAGAAGTATTTGGCCTTTTTGACCGGATTTGTCTGCTTTCAAATGGGAATACCcttttttttggagaaacatTAGCCTGTTTGCAGGTAAGCAGTTATGTGGAAATGAATCATTTTCCCTACCTTATTTTGACTTTTCATGAAAGGATTTTAATCCCAGAATCAGTGAACTaatattttggttattattttttatagtagcTGTTATTATCATTGTTCTTTTATGTTAATGAGTTAATGTTGTCATTATTCTTGCAAAAAGTATGAgtaatacattttattttacttattacaACTACTGATATATTTTACTTTTGATAAGAAACTAATTTTTTCAACATGCTTCATTCCATTGCACAGGAAAGAttccaaatttttgttttcttttcggTCTCCTTTGCAACTAAATGGCATATTATGGGTGGTCATTAAACTAACACACCTTTTGTTTTGCAGCACTTCTCCAATGCTGGATTTCCTTGCCCAATTATGCAAAGCCCTTCAGATCACTTTCTACGTGCAATAAATACGGATTTTGACAGGATCATTGCAATGTGCAAAAATTGGCAGGTACTTGGTTTGATAGTAAATTTGAGATTAAACGGGTGCTCagatttctttttctgttttttttttgggtggttttggtttttctttgggACTTgcttttctatattatttacttttatacaTGTGCACTTATGGGGTCTAAAACCATATATCACACAATCAATTTTAGTAGAATGCTTTTCTCTTGTGTTCTGGAATACATTGATTGTACGTAGGATGGAACTTTTTGACAGGATGACCATGGGGATTTTTCATCAGTGAATATGGACACAGCTGTTGCAATACGTACTCTTGAAGCAACTTACAAATCATCAGTGGATGCTGCAGCAGTTGAAAGTATGATTATCAAACTCACTGACAAGGTATGATCATTACTAATTTAGTTCTGGTCCTGTATAACATGCACAGGCTTGGCTATGTTTGTTATTGTGGTGTGTGTTGCGCGTAATTTTAATTCTTCCTTTGAGCTTggatgtttttctctctttgattGTTCACATGCCAACCATAGTGGAATCTATGCTTTAGAATTGTTGATCTGGTGTCTTTATGTCCAGATTACTATTATGTAGTAGGATGTATTATAGTGCTGCTGAAATCTGACAATAGAATGTTTAGGTCAACACCTGTGATGTTTGATTTGAGCTTATTTTTGGCAACAATTATGGGATCATCTAGATTTTCTAAAGGGCACAGATGCATGTCAAGTTCCCATTGGTGACATCATATACAGGCAAGCTTGGGACTTGTGATTGTGTCATTATGTCAAGCATATGCTGTACACACACGCACATTCAGTTAGGCATACAGGCTGTTATGACAAATGCCAAAACTTAAGGCAAAGAGAAattaatgaagaagaaaagcaaCAAGGGCAATCACATGCAGCATTAAAGATTTTTATGCTATTTGGCTTAAAGCTTATCTTATGAGGAGAAGTagtttgagaaatttttgttAAGGATGGATGCAAATCCTATGCTGAAGGTTTAGTCTGTCACAGGTCCACCCTTTCCAGATGCTGGAATTATTTTGCACTGAGTCAAATTAAGCCACAAAGAATTGAATTTAGATGTGCCTATCAAGATTTTTGGTGAAGTAGTAGGCATTTTCTAGCAGTCTGAACTTACTTTGTAGTTTCAAATGTTTAATTATATCAACATAAGTAAACTTCTCTAACTTCTCACACTACATTTAATCCATTCCTCATGACCTTCATTTTCTGGTTGAGTGGTTTCTTATCTTAAACCCTGAATATAGCAAAAGTGCTTCTGCCTGCATGATGGCATTAAAAGAAAGGTTTTTAATGTTTGTATTTAGCTTCTGTTGTCTTTGCCTGATTCACTTATTACATGCATTTACTGCAACAGGAAGGGCCACTTCTCAAAAGCAAGGGGAAGGCTAGCAGTGCTACGCGAATTGCAGTTTTAACATGGAGATCATTATTAATCATGTCAAGGGAGTGGAAATACTTCTGGCTTCGGCTTGTTCTTTGCATGCTTTTTACACTTTGTGTTGGTACAGTATTTTCCGGCTTGGGGCATTCTCTGTCATCTGTTGTGGTGAGTCGTAAATTTGAAACTTCTGTCATtacaaaaagtttttttattttttgatagatatCATTACAAAAAGTTTAAGCATGAAGGGAATGTACTTGTTGTGTGCACATGTAAATCAAACATAGTCATGTTTGAATAAACACAgttatcattttcttaatttgaCCCCGCCTGATACCAACAAACACCTTGCTCATGATGTATTTATGTGAGGATGGGTGCATCATGATTATCATGTTGTTGTATTGCTGTTGCTAGTACAGTGGTATTACAAGTACAATCTCCCGGATATTATTTTCACCTCCACCCTTTTTCCTTCTCAAAAAAAGACCTAGGAAATGAGGGTGGTTGtatattttccattattttagttttaaattattaccATATTCAATCACTGCACTCACTTTTTTACAAAGTTATCCATGCTTTTAATGGGGAAGATTAGTCATCTCTCAATCTAACGCTGTATGTTATTAGTTATTGCAAAGAAGGCCAAAAAAGGTTGTTTCAAAGTATGTGTACCTCAAATAAGTTATTACAAATCGTTGTGTAAGCTGTTAGAAGTCATTCTTCTTGATGTTTCTTCTAGAGTTCATTTTTTTGTTGCCAGTTTGACACAAATTTTGTGTTTAATGTATTTTTGGATTCTTGGAAGTTAATCTACAGTTTCTTTATGCAGTCCCATGgacaattttggaaaattatctCTTGAACCAAGTGGTGTTCTACTATATCTGTTTGAATCTTGCATGAAATATAGGTTTGGTGATAGGTGTATACACTGTTACTGTtatcttttcctcacatttttagCTGACATGTATCAACACTTAATTGGCTGTCACCAAGTTCAGTAGTTTTTGCTTTTTCATGGCTGTCTgctctcatttcatttttattttgctagATTAATCTGAAATAATTTGCTAATGGGTTGTTTCTCAGGTATATTTCTAGCAGTAAGATTAAAGTATTCAGGACGTATATTTTTTTGACAGCCTGTTTCAAAACTGGTGCAATATTAGAAATATGCCAACTATTGAATTAAGATATCATAAAGCTTTACTCATTAGTCTGTTCCTATGGATACCATTTATGGGGCCAGTCAGCCAACAATGAGCTCTTGGTTCCAATATACTTGCCCTAAACTGGATGGATGTAAGATGCATTCTCTGCAAGAGGGAAATTCTTGCCCAATCTGTTCATGAATTCTATTGTTCAATCATGCCTCTAAATATGGTGGAGTTGCAGatgaaactaaatataaatgcTTATTCAACCTAGCCTTTTGCAAATGATATTCTTTTTGCATATTATGTTCATTTATATGTATTATGCTGTTGACTAGTCTGATTAatgattcattttctttttcaccaCCTCTGGAATTGCAGACTAGGGTTGCAGCCATATTTGTATTTGTATCATTTACTTCACTTCTAAGCATTGCTGGCGTACCTGCACATTTGAAAGAAATCAAGGTATTCTTTAATTCCAATGTTTTGATGCAAACTTCATTGAGCAATAATAACATTCAAATTTGGTTAATTTTTGCAACATAGTTAGCAACTCATACATTACCCAATTATGTATGTTTCTGGTAATACAGTTGATTCAAATTAGCTGTTGTAATGTGGTATAATTCTCTCAAAAAATTGGTTATTTTGGTACCCTTTCTGAATAGTcaaacatttgataaaatttgagagagctttgttaatttgttattgAGTGGAGATGATGATAATATCATACACATGCATAAACAATGGCTCTAAGGAAGCatgtaattaaattatttatttacttgataATAAAACACAATGTAAAAATTGTGGCTAAATTAGCAATGTGCATGCTTTACTGGTTCGTGACTCCCTTAGGTTTAAGTTTCTTTGCCAAAGCTATTTCTTCATACAATCTTTAAGCTAATGTGTCAGTGTACTGAATGGTAAAGATGACTATTTTTCTTATGGCTTGTGCTCGAAACTGGGGTTGGGCAAGTATAGATTTTGTGTTTGCCAAACTATGCTAATTATTCATTGAGCTCCAGATGTATTCATCACTTATTTCATGTCTTCTTCATCTTATTTATGGTAGTCTGTTTACATCTTTTAACAAGAGAATTTGTTTATATATGCTTTGTGGCAATGTATCAATATTGCCTCAGTGTAGCTTTGGTTGGCAAggtttggcatttttttttcatcataagCATAAACTGTTACAGCAGGTTGTAATTTGCTAATAAACTCACTATATCTTCTACATTCAATTCAGTGAACCTCCCATGATCTGAAATTGCTATTGTTTCTCAATGCCCTTGGTTTCCTGAAGAAATAAATAGAACTATCCTTAATAACATAAAGCACCTCAATATAATTCTCATAGTTTGTGAAGTCCTGAGGACTGCTGTCCATAGATGAAAGAGGCAACATGTTAGAGGATTATGGACAATGAATGATGTGCTTAAATTGTACCAAGGTTGAACTGTCGGGCTTTTCTTGTGAAGAGTAACAGTAATTGTTATTCTCAGGTGCATCTTTCTCATCTACAATCACTTTACTGTTTTACAGATATATGCCTGTGAAGAATCAAACCAGCATTCAGGAGCATTGGTTTTTCTGCTTGGACAGCTCCTCGCCAGCATTCCATTCCTGTTTCTCATCTCCGTTTCTTCAAGTCttatcttctattttcttattgGGCTTCGTGATGAATTCAGCTTGTTGATGTACTTTGTGCTGAATTTCTTCACATGCCTGTTAGTGAATGAAGGGCTAACGCTGGTTGTTGCTTCTATTTGGCAAGACGCTTTCTGGAGCATCTTGACACT
Proteins encoded in this region:
- the LOC100241317 gene encoding ABC transporter G family member 3 yields the protein MEEIQSQSDNYRSSSSSASSPASRVPSSNFFYLRKPGSLRQPISFEDSPEWEDTDIDVRVEEGGDSIHIATPASPSLSKLNSGSLPSPPLPESAIFARKIAGASIVWKDLTVTIKGKRKYSDKVVKSSNGYTLPGTMTVIMGPAKSGKSTLLRALAGRLHNSAKMYGEVFVNGTKRHLPYGSYGFVERETTLIGSLTVREFLYYSALLQLPGFFCQKKSVVEDSIHAMSLGDYANKLIGGHCYMKGLPSGERRRVSIARELVMRPHILFIDEPLYHLDSVSALLMMVTLKKLASTGCTLIFTIYQSSTEVFGLFDRICLLSNGNTLFFGETLACLQHFSNAGFPCPIMQSPSDHFLRAINTDFDRIIAMCKNWQDDHGDFSSVNMDTAVAIRTLEATYKSSVDAAAVESMIIKLTDKEGPLLKSKGKASSATRIAVLTWRSLLIMSREWKYFWLRLVLCMLFTLCVGTVFSGLGHSLSSVVTRVAAIFVFVSFTSLLSIAGVPAHLKEIKIYACEESNQHSGALVFLLGQLLASIPFLFLISVSSSLIFYFLIGLRDEFSLLMYFVLNFFTCLLVNEGLTLVVASIWQDAFWSILTLVCIHVLMMLSAGYFRLRSALPGPVWTYPLSYIAFHTYAIQGLLENEYIGTSFAVGQVRSISGYQALRSAYDISPNSNSKWGNLLVLFLMAVGYRILVFVLLRFRVRKNVSACRFFQCNQNTNDAR